Proteins from a genomic interval of Kozakia baliensis:
- a CDS encoding IS5 family transposase, protein MMKQAGFFDVEERLARLSGLGDQLEAFSRTVDFEVFRPDLGQALAYSDGSKGGRPPFDPVLMFKILVIQTLNNLSDERTEYLINDRLSFMRFLGLGLSDRVPDAKTVWLFRERLTQAGAIEGLFNRFDTILRSAGYLPMSGQILDATLVAAPKQRNSNAEKADLREGRIPQNWQDKPAKLSHKDRHARWTLKFTKAKRQDDGTMPSSDLAIPFFGYKSHISIDRKYRFIRKWKTTHAAANDGARLREGLLDKTNTASSVWADTAYRSKANEDFMEKQGFVSKVHRKKPQLKPMPRHIQKSNAGKSVIRSRVEHVFADQKSQMGLFIRTVGITRATMRIGLANIVYNMRRFLFLERISTAA, encoded by the coding sequence ATCATGAAGCAGGCTGGTTTCTTTGATGTTGAAGAGAGGCTTGCCCGGCTGAGCGGGCTGGGTGATCAGCTCGAAGCGTTTTCCCGGACTGTGGATTTTGAGGTGTTCCGCCCTGATCTGGGGCAGGCTTTAGCCTATTCAGATGGCAGTAAAGGCGGACGACCGCCATTTGATCCGGTGCTGATGTTCAAAATTCTGGTGATCCAGACGCTCAACAATCTGTCTGATGAGCGGACAGAATATCTCATCAACGACCGCTTATCCTTCATGCGTTTCCTTGGCTTGGGGCTGTCGGACCGTGTGCCTGATGCCAAAACGGTCTGGCTGTTTCGCGAGCGTCTGACCCAGGCGGGAGCGATCGAGGGTCTGTTCAATCGCTTTGATACAATCCTGCGCAGCGCTGGTTATCTGCCGATGTCAGGCCAGATCCTGGATGCCACACTGGTGGCGGCTCCAAAGCAGCGGAACTCCAACGCAGAGAAAGCGGATCTTCGGGAGGGACGGATCCCACAGAACTGGCAGGACAAACCGGCAAAGCTGTCGCACAAGGACCGTCATGCGCGATGGACGCTGAAGTTCACGAAGGCAAAGCGGCAGGATGATGGAACCATGCCATCCAGTGACCTCGCCATCCCGTTCTTTGGCTATAAATCGCACATTTCTATCGATCGGAAATACCGGTTCATCCGGAAATGGAAAACAACGCATGCCGCCGCCAATGATGGTGCGCGATTGAGAGAGGGGCTGCTGGATAAAACCAACACGGCCTCAAGCGTCTGGGCAGACACTGCTTATCGCTCCAAAGCCAATGAAGACTTCATGGAAAAGCAGGGCTTTGTCTCAAAGGTTCATCGCAAAAAACCGCAGCTCAAGCCGATGCCCCGGCATATCCAGAAATCGAATGCAGGGAAGTCGGTGATCCGCTCCCGCGTCGAGCACGTCTTTGCCGATCAGAAATCGCAAATGGGTCTATTCATCCGAACTGTCGGTATCACCCGGGCCACCATGAGGATCGGTCTGGCCAATATCGTCTACAATATGCGCCGCTTCCTCTTCCTGGAGCGGATCAGTACCGCAGCATAG